From Silurus meridionalis isolate SWU-2019-XX chromosome 14, ASM1480568v1, whole genome shotgun sequence, a single genomic window includes:
- the LOC124396702 gene encoding trypsin-1-like, producing the protein MKMNLWKGVCVLCGLLLNSTGSFAQTDGCGQAPLNTKIVGGQDAVSGSWPWQVSLQTGGSHFCGGSLINKNWVLSAAHCFKSVSAGSFTLVLGMQNLDGSNPNMQTKSVTKIFMNQQYDANTNDNDIALIQLSSPVTINDYVRPVCLATSSSSLPAGTNVWVTGFGQISSGVNLPSPQTLQEVQLPIVSNSDCANTYGAGSITDNMLCAGLTQGGKDSCQGDSGGPLVSTSSGKWTQAGIVSFGKGCGLPNFPGVYTRVSQYQDWINSTINSTSSTSGSTIHLSFSIISFLLLLYIFL; encoded by the exons gATCATTCGCCCAAACAGATG GGTGTGGTCAGGCTCCACTTAACACCAAGATTGTGGGTGGTCAAGATGCTGTTTCTGGGTCCTGGCCTTGGCAGGTCAGCCTTCAAACAGGTGGCAGCCATTTCTGTGGTGGCAGCTTGATCAATAAGAACTGGGTCTTATCAGCTGCTCATTGTTTCAAAAg TGTTTCTGCAGGTTCTTTCACACTCGTACTGGGAATGCAAAATTTGGATGGAAGTAATCCCAATATGCAGACAAAAAGCGTGACTAAAATTTTCATGAACCAGCAGTATGACGCAAACACCAATGACAATGATATTGCACTAATCCAGCTCTCCAGTCCAGTGACGATCAATGATTATGTCAGGCCGGTGTGCCTCGCAACAAGCAGCAGTTCTTTACCTGCTGGTACTAATGTCTGGGTCACAGGATTTGGTCAAATCTCTTCAGGTG TGAATCTGCCATCTCCTCAAACCCTGCAGGAGGTGCAGCTGCCAATTGTCAGTAACAGTGACTGTGCAAATACCTATGGAGCTGGTTCTATCACAGACAATATGTTGTGTGCTGGCTTAACTCAGGGAGGAAAAGACTCATGCCAG GGTGATTCAGGAGGTCCACTGGTGTCTACATCCAGTGGAAAATGGACTCAGGCTGGGATTGTGAGCTTTGGCAAGGGCTGCGGTTTGCCTAATTTTCCGGGTGTGTACACCAGAGTGTCTCAGTACCAAGACTGGATTAACAGCACCATCAACAGCACCAGCAGCACCAGTGGCTCCACTAtacatctttctttctccatcatCTCCTTTCTCCTCTTGCTCTATATCTTCCTTTGA
- the LOC124396699 gene encoding trypsin-1-like isoform X1 has translation MKMNLWKGVCVLCGLLLNSTGSFAQTDGCGQAPLNTKIVGGQDAVPGSWPWQVSIQTGGSHFCGGSLINKNWVLSAAHCLQSVSAGSLTLLLGLQNLNGSNPNMQTKSVTEIFIHQQYDATTPYNDIALVQLSTPVTINDYVRPVCLATNNTSYPAGTIVWVTGFGQRTSNGVNVNLPYPQTLQEVQLPIVNNSDCANDYGADFITDNMLCAGFTQGGKDSCQGDSGGPLVSRSSGAWTQAGIVSFGNGCGLPNFPGVYTRVSQYQDWIYSTINSTINSTINSTSSTSGSTIHLLSFSIISFFFLLYIFL, from the exons ATGAAAATGAATTTGTGGAAAggcgtgtgtgttttatgtggtCTACTCCTCAATTCTACAG GATCATTTGCCCAAACAGATG GGTGTGGTCAGGCTCCACTTAACACCAAGATTGTGGGTGGTCAGGATGCTGTTCCTGGGTCCTGGCCTTGGCAGGTCAGCATTCAAACAGGTGGCAGCCATTTCTGTGGTGGCAGCTTGATCAATAAGAACTGGGTCTTATCAGCTGCTCATTGTCTCCAAAG TGTTTCAGCAGgttctctcacactcttactAGGACTGCAAAATTTGAATGGGAGTAATCCCAATATGCAGACAAAAAGCGTGACTGAAATTTTCATCCACCAGCAGTATGACGCAACCACCCCCTACAATGATATTGCACTAGTCCAGCTCTCCACTCCAGTGACGATCAATGATTATGTCAGGCCGGTGTGCTTGGCAACAAACAACACTTCTTACCCTGCTGGTACTATTGTCTGGGTCACAGGATTTGGTCAAAGAACTTCAAATGGTGTTAATG TGAATCTGCCATATCCTCAAACCCTGCAGGAGGTGCAGTTGCCGATTGTCAATAACAGTGATTGTGCAAATGACTATGGAGCTGATTTTATCACAGACAATATGTTGTGTGCTGGATTTACTCAGGGAGGAAAAGACTCATGCCAG GGTGATTCAGGAGGTCCACTGGTGTCCAGGTCCAGTGGAGCATGGACTCAGGCTGGGATTGTGAGCTTTGGCAATGGCTGCGGTTTACCTAATTTTCCGGGTGTGTACACCAGAGTGTCTCAGTACCAAGACTGGATTTACAGCACCATCAACAGCACCATCAACAGCACCATCAACAGCACCAGCAGCACCAGTGGCTCCACTATAcatctcctttctttctccatcatctcctttttcttcttgctCTATATCTTCCTTTGA